The Synchiropus splendidus isolate RoL2022-P1 chromosome 1, RoL_Sspl_1.0, whole genome shotgun sequence genome includes a window with the following:
- the fads6 gene encoding fatty acid desaturase 6, whose protein sequence is MTSMDEMRVKKRGDERMISGAEEKESLMMELTRLVQKTVQESSWWERRGMDCSILAAAFLSLPAAFLLLASEHFFWFLAGVLLMGLAHSIITVKGTHLASHGALSESQAWSKFWAIFFIEICGSFSAQAGVHGHIKMHHAHTNIIGLGDSSVWKVPFLPRVVYLFIAPLAVPIITPIVAFAHLRRQPAAVVVWTSLTIALGLVSQFWLLISVSGFRSTSSALLCMLVCRAMFSVPYIHVNIFQHIGLPMFSPTCRPKRIHQMTHGVLNLPRNALLDWTFGHSLINCHVEHHLFPFLSDNMCLKVKPLVSRYLTQKQLPYQEDSYLSRLRLFYHKYQELMVFAPSITELVGVQ, encoded by the exons ATGACAAGCATGGATGAAATGAGGGTGAAAAAAAGAGGGGATGAGAGGATGATATCAGGAGCAGAAGAGAAGGAGTCTCTGATGATGGAGCTGACTCGGCTGGTCCAGAAGACGGTGCAGGAGAGCAGCTggtgggagaggagaggaatggACTGTAGCATCCTGGCCGCTGCATTCTTGAGTCTGCCGGCTG CCTTCCTGCTGTTGGCGTCTGAACACTTCTTCTGGTTTCTTGCGGGTGTCCTGCTGATGGGCTTGGCCCACAGCATCATCACCGTCAAGGGAACTCACCTGGCTAGCCATGGGGCGCTGAGTGAGTCGCAGGCTTGGTCCAAGTTCTGGGCCATCTTCTTCATCGAG ATCTGCGGCTCGTTCTCAGCACAAGCCGGTGTCCACGGCCACATCAAGATGCATCATGCTCACACAAACATCATTGGCCTCGGAGACTCAAGTGTGTGGAAGGTACCGTTTCTGCCTCGAGTGGTTTACCTCTTCATCGCCCCACTGGCTGTCCCCATCATCACTCCCATTGTGGCCTTTG CTCATCTAAGAAGACAACCTGCTGCAGTGGTTGTCTGGACCTCTCTCACCATTGCTCTTGGTTTGGTCTCGCAGTTCTGGCTGCTCATCAGTGTCTCTGGATTTAGATCCACCAGCAGTGCTCTGCTGTGTATGCTGGTGTGTCGGGCCATGTTCTCGGTGCCATACATCCATGTCAACATATTCCAG CACATTGGTCTTCCCATGTTCTCACCAACATGCCGCCCAAAGAGGATCCACCAGATGACCCACGGAGTCCTGAACCTTCCCAGGAATGCCCTGCTGGACTGGACCTTCGGCCACTCGCTCATCAACTGTCATGTGGAACACCACTTATTCCCATTTCTGTCTGACAACATGTGTCTGAAG GTGAAGCCCCTCGTGTCCAGGTATCTGACCCAGAAGCAGCTTCCATATCAAGAGGATAGTTATCTATCACGCCTTCGCTTATTCTACCACAAGTACCAAGAGCTGATGGTCTTCGCTCCTTCCATCACTGAGCTGGTGGGCGTACAGTGA
- the ush1gb gene encoding pre-mRNA splicing regulator USH1G, translated as MNDRYHRAARDGYLDVLKEATRKDLNAPDEDGMTPTLWAAYHGNLEALRLIVGRGGDPDKCDIWGNTPLHMAAANGHHNCLSFLVAFGANVWCLDNDYHTPLDMAATKGHMDCVRYLDSIAAKQITLNPKLVSKLKDRAFRWAERRIKDCAKLQKKHRERMERKFVKEAAALDNMDAISFSSYTSGSTLSRRFNTVTSNMPYSQATLHSTAKGKAKIQKKLEKKKQGDGTFKIYEDGRKSVRSLSGLTLGNDVMFLKQGTYNNPKERSRLNIRDMFARDVEDDVDTISRAMSDPGLHEAAYSEISADSGRDSLFTRPGLGTMVFRRNYMSGGMFGIGARDEGSVAGSEPVGRAPNVRLRGRLPRHSPSLDDVSIGSALSLQERNMQELPWEESDVALDEDLETESSPLETFLASQGLTEFMTIFRREKIDLEALMLCSDKDLTSIHIPLGPRKKLLDACTKRLETLDEPDTIEDTEL; from the exons ATGAACGACCGGTACCACCGGGCGGCCCGGGACGGCTACCTGGACGTACTGAAGGAGGCCACCAGGAAGGACCTGAACGCCCCGGATGAAGACGGGATGACACCCACACTGTGGGCCGCGTACCACGGGAACCTGGAGGCGCTGCGGCTCATCGTGGGGAGGGG GGGTGACCCAGACAAATGTGACATCTGGGGCAACACTCCTCTTCACATGGCAGCTGCCAACGGCCACCACAACTGCCTGTCCTTTTTGGTGGCCTTCGGTGCCAATGTGTGGTGTCTAGACAATGACTACCATACACCGCTGGACATGGCGGCGACCAAGGGCCACATGGACTGTGTTCGCTACCTGGACTCAATCGCCGCCAAGCAAATTACCCTTAACCCAAAGCTGGTTAGCAAACTCAAGGACCGTGCCTTTCGCTGGGCAGAGCGACGCATCAAGGACTGTGCTAAACTCCAGAAGAAGCATCGGGAGCGCATGGAGAGAAAGTTTGTAAAAGAAGCAGCGGCTTTAGACAACATGGATGCAATCAGCTTCTCCAGCTACACCAGTGGGAGCACGCTGAGTCGCAGGTTCAACACTGTGACCTCCAACATGCCATATTCGCAG GCCACCCTGCACTCCACCGCCAAGGGCAAGGCCAAAATccagaagaagctggagaagaaaaAGCAAGGGGATGGAACGTTCAAGATCTACGAGGACGGGAGGAAAAGTGTACGCTCACTTTCCGGACTGACTCTGGGCAACGATGTTATGTTCCTCAAGCAGGGCACCTACAACAACCCCAAAGAGCGCTCACGCCTCAATATCCGGGACATGTTTGCCAGGGACGTTGAGGATGACGTGGACACCATCTCTCGTGCCATGAGCGATCCAGGCCTTCATGAGGCTGCTTACTCAGAGATTAGCGCTGACTCTGGCAGGGACTCCCTGTTCACACGTCCTGGGCTGGGCACCATGGTCTTCAGGAGGAACTACATGAGTGGAGGCATGTTTGGGATTGGGGCACGTGatgagggcagtgttgctgGGAGTGAACCTGTTGGACGAGCTCCCAATGTTCGTTTACGTGGTCGTTTGCCGCGACACTCGCCAAGTTTGGATGATGTCAGTATTGGCAGCGCCCTGAGTCTGCAGGAGAGGAACATGCAGGAGTTACCGTGGGAGGAGTCGGACGTTGCCCTGGATGAGGACTTGGAGACAGAGAGTAGTCCACTGGAGACGTTCCTGGCCTCACAGGGTCTCACTGAATTCATGACCATCTTCCGGAGGGAGAAAATTGACCTGGAGGCACTTATGCTCTGCTCTGACAAGGATCTCACCAGTATCCACATCCCTTTAGGACCAAGGAAGAAACTACTGGATGCCTGTACGAAACGTCTGGAAACTTTGGATGAACCAGATACAATAGAAGACACTGAGCTCTAG